A window from Micromonospora terminaliae encodes these proteins:
- a CDS encoding GlxA family transcriptional regulator, with protein MVEGNPHRVAIFVYDGVTLLDVAGPAEVFKEANRFGADYRIVLLSPTGADVTSNLGVRIAVDGAVSAEPASDTLLVAGSDRYPRAPVPAELADAARAPAAVAGRVASICTGAFVLAAAGLLDGKRATTHWQVAHELAARCPTCRVEPDAIYVRDGTTYTSAGVTAGIDLALALVEDDHGPDLARDVARALVVYMQRAGGQSQFSAPLQGPPPRSPALRTVTDLVTANPRGDHSLGALAKHLNVSTRQLTRLFHDELSTTPARYVENIRFDMARALLDQGHTATQAATLAGFPSYESMRRVFARKLSISPAAYQRRFSTTRRTGAG; from the coding sequence ATGGTGGAAGGTAACCCTCACCGCGTCGCGATCTTCGTGTACGACGGGGTGACGTTGCTGGACGTCGCCGGTCCCGCGGAGGTGTTCAAGGAGGCGAACAGGTTCGGCGCCGACTACCGGATCGTGCTGCTGTCGCCCACCGGCGCGGACGTCACGTCGAACCTCGGGGTCCGGATCGCGGTCGACGGCGCCGTCTCGGCGGAGCCGGCTTCCGACACGCTATTGGTGGCCGGCTCCGACCGCTATCCGCGCGCCCCTGTGCCCGCCGAGCTGGCGGACGCCGCCCGGGCACCGGCGGCGGTGGCGGGCCGGGTCGCGTCGATCTGCACCGGGGCGTTCGTCCTCGCCGCCGCCGGCCTCCTCGACGGCAAGCGCGCGACCACCCACTGGCAGGTCGCGCACGAGCTGGCCGCCCGGTGTCCGACGTGCCGCGTCGAGCCCGACGCGATCTACGTCCGCGACGGCACCACCTACACGTCGGCCGGGGTGACGGCCGGTATCGACCTGGCGCTCGCTCTCGTCGAGGACGACCACGGGCCGGATCTGGCGCGCGACGTCGCCCGTGCCCTCGTGGTGTACATGCAGCGTGCGGGCGGCCAGTCCCAGTTCTCGGCGCCGCTGCAAGGGCCGCCGCCCCGCTCGCCGGCTCTCCGTACCGTCACCGATTTGGTCACGGCGAACCCCCGCGGGGACCACTCGCTCGGTGCGCTCGCGAAACATCTCAACGTGAGCACCCGGCAGCTCACCCGGCTCTTCCACGACGAGCTGTCCACGACACCGGCCCGCTACGTCGAGAACATCCGATTCGACATGGCCCGGGCGCTTCTCGACCAGGGACACACCGCGACGCAGGCCGCTACGCTCGCCGGGTTTCCCAGCTACGAGAGCATGCGACGGGTCTTCGCCCGGAAACTGTCGATCAGCCCCGCCGCCTACCAACGCCGGTTCAGCACGACCCGCCGCACCGGCGCGGGTTAG
- a CDS encoding ABC transporter permease has translation MVRYLITRVGQALVVVVLVTVIAFLILHLLPGGAARATLGKEATLEQLAAFNHDMGYDRPWIQQYGMYVHRLLRGDLGYSYQLNQSVVEAISQRLPKTMVLSLLSTVLAIVLAIPLGVIQAVRRNRWPDYAITSLSLLAYATPIFFLGLMMIILFSQVWPVLPPEAPQGFTVAEVLADPAGLVLPTITLAIVTIAVYSRYVRSAMVDNLNENYVRTARSKGLSERRVVLRHTLRNGLFPVIALLGMYLPALFSGALVVESLFNFPGMGHLFWQAALKRDFPILLGVTVIISIATVVGALVADLLYAAVDPRVRLQRSAS, from the coding sequence GTGGTCCGTTACCTCATCACGCGCGTGGGCCAGGCCCTCGTCGTCGTCGTGCTCGTCACGGTGATCGCATTCCTCATCCTGCACCTGCTGCCCGGCGGCGCGGCACGCGCCACCCTCGGCAAGGAGGCGACGCTGGAGCAGCTCGCGGCGTTCAACCACGACATGGGCTACGACCGGCCCTGGATCCAGCAGTACGGCATGTACGTGCACCGCCTGCTGCGCGGCGACCTGGGCTACTCGTACCAGCTCAACCAGTCGGTCGTCGAGGCGATCAGCCAGCGGCTGCCGAAGACCATGGTGCTGTCGCTGCTGTCGACCGTGCTCGCCATCGTGCTGGCGATCCCGCTCGGCGTGATCCAGGCGGTACGCCGCAACCGCTGGCCCGACTACGCCATCACCTCGCTGTCGCTGCTGGCGTACGCCACGCCCATCTTCTTCCTGGGCCTCATGATGATCATCCTGTTCTCGCAGGTGTGGCCGGTCCTGCCGCCCGAGGCGCCCCAGGGGTTCACGGTGGCGGAGGTGCTCGCCGACCCGGCCGGGCTGGTCCTGCCCACGATCACGCTCGCCATCGTCACCATCGCCGTCTACTCGCGGTACGTCCGCTCGGCCATGGTGGACAACCTCAACGAGAACTACGTCCGCACCGCCCGCAGCAAGGGCCTCTCGGAGCGGCGGGTCGTGCTGCGGCACACGCTGCGCAACGGGCTGTTCCCGGTCATCGCGCTGCTCGGGATGTACCTGCCCGCGCTGTTCAGCGGCGCGCTGGTCGTCGAGTCGCTGTTCAACTTCCCCGGCATGGGACACCTGTTCTGGCAGGCGGCGCTCAAGCGTGACTTCCCGATCCTGCTCGGGGTCACCGTCATCATCTCGATCGCGACGGTGGTCGGCGCGCTCGTCGCCGACCTGCTCTACGCCGCCGTCGATCCCCGGGTCCGACTCCAGCGGAGCGCGTCATGA
- a CDS encoding ROK family protein produces the protein MTQPEDQCVLAVDVGGTTIKGAVVGADGRRRHTLTVPSCADDDPVKAVRSLCLQLRDDALDLGATPAAIGVVTPGLVDETNGVVRYAANLRFRNVPLRALVGDDLGLPVAVGHDARAAGVAEAVAGAARGLDDFLLLPLGTGIAAAVVVHGEPVPGATGSAGEVGHMPVHPGGEPCSCGQRGCLEVYASAGGLARRYARLGGAPGADSRAIADALATDPVAAAVWNDATQALGIALATLTLTLDPASIVLGGGLADAGELFFDPVRDALRAALAWRTPPPVLRSAFGPQAAQIGAAVLARRLAGLSVPDGWGAPEPGEG, from the coding sequence GTGACGCAGCCCGAAGACCAGTGCGTCCTCGCCGTCGACGTCGGCGGAACGACCATCAAGGGGGCGGTGGTCGGTGCGGACGGCCGGCGCCGGCACACGCTGACCGTGCCGTCGTGCGCGGACGACGACCCGGTCAAGGCGGTCCGGTCCCTGTGCCTGCAGCTGCGCGACGACGCGCTCGATCTCGGCGCCACACCCGCCGCGATCGGCGTGGTCACGCCGGGCCTCGTCGACGAGACGAACGGGGTGGTGCGGTACGCCGCCAACCTCCGGTTCCGCAACGTGCCGCTCCGCGCCCTCGTCGGGGACGACCTCGGGCTCCCGGTGGCGGTCGGGCACGACGCGCGGGCGGCCGGTGTCGCCGAGGCGGTGGCCGGGGCGGCCCGGGGGCTGGACGACTTCCTGCTGCTGCCGCTGGGCACCGGCATCGCCGCTGCGGTGGTGGTGCACGGCGAGCCGGTGCCGGGCGCGACCGGCTCGGCCGGCGAGGTCGGCCACATGCCGGTCCACCCCGGCGGCGAGCCGTGCAGCTGCGGGCAGCGGGGCTGCCTGGAGGTCTACGCGTCCGCCGGCGGGCTGGCCCGCCGCTACGCCCGGCTCGGCGGCGCTCCGGGCGCGGACAGCCGCGCCATCGCCGACGCGCTGGCCACCGACCCGGTCGCCGCGGCCGTCTGGAACGACGCGACCCAGGCGCTGGGGATCGCCCTGGCCACCCTCACCCTGACCCTCGATCCGGCCAGCATCGTCCTCGGCGGCGGGCTGGCGGACGCGGGCGAGCTGTTCTTCGACCCGGTACGCGACGCCCTGCGCGCGGCCCTCGCCTGGCGGACGCCGCCACCGGTGCTGCGCTCCGCCTTCGGTCCGCAGGCCGCACAGATCGGCGCCGCCGTCCTGGCCCGGCGGCTCGCCGGGCTGTCCGTTCCCGACGGTTGGGGCGCACCGGAGCCGGGCGAGGGATGA
- a CDS encoding ABC transporter permease: MTTLSEAVRPGAVPDQPADAEAPPVRGLWRQGLVVFCENRLALVGLGLFVLLAGICFLGPLFYHTDQVHTDLTAVHLTPGEQGHPLGTDGVGYDQLGRLMLGGQTSIIVGLAAGILATAVGTIWGAVAGFAGGWVDSAMMRVVDAMMSIPSLFLFMLLAAIVTPSVPMLIVIIGAFAWLGPARLVRGDALTLRSREYVQAMRGMGGTGGRAVRRHIVPNAIGTVIVNATFQVADAILYVAYLSFLGLGVPPPAANWGGMLSDGLADTYSGHWWLLYPPGIAIILIVLAFNFIGDGLRDAFEVRLRRR, encoded by the coding sequence ATGACCACACTCTCCGAGGCGGTCCGCCCCGGCGCCGTCCCCGACCAGCCGGCCGACGCCGAGGCGCCGCCGGTGCGCGGCCTCTGGCGGCAGGGGCTCGTCGTCTTCTGCGAGAACCGGCTCGCCCTCGTGGGCCTGGGCCTGTTCGTCCTGCTGGCCGGGATCTGCTTCCTCGGCCCGCTCTTCTACCACACCGACCAGGTGCACACCGACCTCACGGCGGTCCACCTGACCCCGGGCGAGCAGGGGCACCCGCTCGGCACCGACGGGGTCGGCTACGACCAGCTGGGGCGGCTCATGCTCGGCGGGCAGACCTCGATCATCGTGGGGCTCGCCGCCGGGATCCTCGCCACCGCCGTGGGCACGATCTGGGGCGCCGTCGCCGGGTTCGCGGGCGGCTGGGTGGACTCGGCGATGATGCGCGTGGTCGACGCCATGATGTCGATCCCGTCGCTGTTCCTCTTCATGCTGCTCGCCGCCATCGTCACGCCGAGCGTGCCCATGCTCATCGTCATCATCGGCGCCTTCGCCTGGCTGGGCCCGGCCCGGCTGGTCCGCGGTGACGCCCTGACCCTGCGCTCCCGCGAGTACGTCCAGGCCATGCGGGGGATGGGTGGCACCGGCGGCCGGGCGGTGCGCCGGCACATCGTGCCGAACGCCATCGGCACCGTGATCGTCAACGCGACCTTCCAGGTCGCCGACGCGATCCTCTACGTCGCGTACCTGTCCTTCCTCGGCCTCGGCGTCCCGCCGCCGGCGGCGAACTGGGGCGGGATGCTCTCCGACGGCCTGGCGGACACCTACAGCGGCCACTGGTGGCTGCTCTACCCGCCCGGCATCGCCATCATCCTCATCGTCCTCGCCTTCAACTTCATCGGCGACGGCCTGCGGGACGCCTTCGAGGTCCGCCTCCGGCGACGCTGA
- a CDS encoding ROK family transcriptional regulator: MEPSISATLRDQTLSLLASGTVTSRADLIEALQVAPSTVTSVVRRLLEEGVILEEGVGRSTGGRRPRILRLRETKGILAVAELGGRHARVGLCAPDGALRTTEEVAIDIAAGPTEVFEVVGATVERLQAAAPGQELLGVGVALPGPVEFPGGRLIGPARMPGWSGVDARARLAERFPVPVVVDNDAKAAAIGEYVTRRNEFGDMIYVKAGTGIGACLVSGGQIYRGGRGLSGDVTHVRVADSGERECSCGSRGCLETVASGAALARQLTEQGSPATTIREIVAAVSDADPTVVTMVRHAGRLLGVALSGLVNFLNPDAVVIGGALSSLDVYVAATRGMLYERCLPSMTQSLTIEASVAGPDAALVGLGHLLRTTTDVRPS; encoded by the coding sequence TTGGAACCTTCGATCTCCGCCACGCTGCGAGACCAGACGCTGAGCCTGCTGGCCAGCGGCACGGTCACCTCGCGCGCCGACCTCATCGAGGCGTTGCAGGTCGCCCCCTCGACCGTCACGAGCGTGGTGCGCCGGCTGCTGGAGGAGGGCGTCATCCTCGAGGAGGGGGTGGGCCGGTCCACCGGCGGACGGCGGCCCCGGATCCTGCGCCTGCGGGAGACCAAGGGGATCCTCGCCGTCGCGGAGCTGGGCGGCCGGCACGCCCGGGTGGGGTTGTGCGCGCCCGACGGAGCGCTGCGCACCACCGAGGAGGTGGCCATCGACATCGCCGCCGGCCCGACGGAGGTGTTCGAGGTCGTCGGGGCGACGGTCGAGCGGCTCCAGGCGGCGGCACCCGGCCAGGAGTTGCTCGGCGTCGGTGTCGCTCTGCCGGGTCCGGTCGAGTTCCCCGGTGGGCGGCTGATCGGCCCGGCCCGGATGCCCGGCTGGAGCGGCGTCGACGCGAGGGCCCGCCTCGCCGAGCGCTTCCCGGTGCCGGTGGTCGTCGACAACGACGCCAAGGCGGCGGCGATCGGCGAGTACGTCACCCGGCGGAACGAGTTCGGCGACATGATCTACGTCAAGGCCGGCACCGGCATCGGCGCCTGCCTGGTCAGCGGCGGTCAGATCTACCGGGGCGGCCGCGGCCTCAGCGGCGACGTCACCCACGTCCGCGTGGCCGACAGCGGCGAGCGGGAGTGCTCCTGCGGCAGCCGGGGCTGCCTGGAGACCGTCGCCAGCGGCGCCGCCCTGGCCCGCCAACTGACCGAGCAGGGCTCGCCGGCGACCACGATCCGGGAGATCGTGGCAGCGGTCAGCGACGCCGACCCGACCGTGGTGACCATGGTGCGCCACGCCGGCCGGCTGCTCGGCGTCGCCCTCTCCGGCCTGGTCAACTTCCTCAACCCCGACGCCGTCGTCATCGGCGGCGCACTGTCCAGCCTCGACGTCTACGTGGCCGCCACCCGCGGGATGCTCTACGAGCGCTGCCTACCGTCCATGACCCAGTCCCTGACCATCGAAGCCAGCGTCGCGGGCCCGGATGCGGCCCTGGTCGGCCTCGGGCACCTGCTGCGCACGACGACCGACGTACGACCCTCCTGA
- a CDS encoding peptide ABC transporter substrate-binding protein, which translates to MRSRFPRRALRGAVAVASAVALGTGLVACGGGSGSSKDGGSQGKDTATVAFRTPNWILPISAPGFTQGENAIFGQALYRSLYQYKLDGTAQYNIDPQRSMAEAPVVSDGGRTLTITLKDNTWSDGKPVTTRDIQFWYDLVKANKDKWASYRAGGLPDNIAQWSVKDEKTFSITTTKVFNTAWFVDNQLNKITPMPQHAWDKDSATATVSDLASTPAGAKKVFDFLTAAAKDPKTYDSNELWKVTSGPWKLAKYVPNGEVTLAAQPTYSGTDKPKLAKIVLRPFTGDDAEFNVLRAGDIDYGYVPAANLSQEGYLKSKGYTVSPWYGWSVTYLQLNFNNPKTGVLFKQPYLRQSLQMLIDQPTISKVIWSGTAAPTCGPVPAKPGTNGADAAGCAYSFDPAKAKELLESHGWKVTPDGQTTCQTPGSGPNQCGDGIAAGTPLKLTVTSQTGFAATTKMFAEIKSQMAKLGIPLTIKEVPDSVAVTPACKPTDATCSWDMSFFGSQGSWYYPAFASGERLFATGAPVNLGSYSNPEADKLIEATQFSGDESALKAYNDFLAKDLPVLWMPNPVFQVSAYRSGLQGVEPQDPMNFMYFQDWSWK; encoded by the coding sequence ATGAGGAGCAGATTTCCCCGGCGAGCCCTCCGCGGCGCGGTCGCGGTAGCCAGCGCCGTCGCCCTCGGGACGGGTCTGGTCGCCTGCGGTGGTGGCAGCGGTTCGTCGAAGGACGGCGGGAGCCAGGGCAAGGACACCGCGACCGTCGCCTTCCGTACCCCCAACTGGATCCTGCCGATCTCGGCGCCCGGCTTCACCCAGGGCGAGAACGCCATCTTCGGCCAGGCGCTGTACCGGTCCCTCTACCAGTACAAGCTGGACGGCACGGCGCAGTACAACATCGACCCGCAGCGCTCGATGGCCGAGGCGCCGGTGGTGAGCGACGGCGGCCGGACGCTGACCATCACGCTGAAGGACAACACCTGGTCCGACGGCAAGCCCGTCACCACCAGGGACATCCAGTTCTGGTACGACCTGGTCAAGGCGAACAAGGACAAGTGGGCGTCCTACCGGGCCGGCGGCCTCCCGGACAACATCGCCCAGTGGTCGGTCAAGGACGAGAAGACCTTCTCGATCACCACCACGAAGGTCTTCAACACCGCCTGGTTCGTCGACAACCAGCTCAACAAGATCACCCCGATGCCCCAGCACGCCTGGGACAAGGACTCCGCCACCGCGACCGTGAGCGACCTGGCCAGCACCCCGGCGGGCGCGAAGAAGGTCTTCGACTTCCTCACCGCCGCTGCCAAGGACCCGAAGACGTACGACTCCAACGAGCTGTGGAAGGTCACCAGCGGCCCCTGGAAGCTGGCGAAGTACGTGCCGAACGGCGAGGTCACCCTCGCCGCCCAGCCGACCTACTCCGGCACGGACAAGCCGAAGCTCGCCAAGATCGTGCTGCGGCCGTTCACCGGCGACGACGCCGAGTTCAACGTCCTGCGCGCCGGTGACATCGACTACGGCTACGTGCCCGCGGCCAACCTCTCCCAGGAGGGCTACCTCAAGTCCAAGGGCTACACGGTCTCGCCGTGGTACGGCTGGTCCGTCACCTACCTGCAGCTGAACTTCAACAACCCGAAGACCGGGGTGCTGTTCAAGCAGCCGTACCTGCGGCAGTCGCTGCAGATGCTCATCGACCAGCCGACCATCAGCAAGGTGATCTGGTCCGGCACGGCCGCGCCGACCTGCGGCCCGGTGCCGGCCAAGCCGGGCACCAACGGCGCCGACGCCGCCGGCTGCGCGTACTCCTTCGACCCGGCCAAGGCGAAGGAACTGCTGGAGAGCCACGGCTGGAAGGTGACCCCGGACGGGCAGACCACCTGCCAGACGCCGGGCAGCGGGCCGAACCAGTGCGGCGACGGCATCGCCGCCGGCACGCCGCTGAAGCTCACCGTGACCAGCCAGACCGGCTTCGCCGCCACGACCAAGATGTTCGCCGAGATCAAGTCGCAGATGGCCAAGCTGGGCATCCCGCTGACCATCAAGGAGGTGCCCGACTCGGTCGCGGTCACCCCGGCCTGCAAGCCGACGGACGCCACCTGCTCGTGGGACATGTCCTTCTTCGGCTCGCAGGGCAGCTGGTACTACCCGGCGTTCGCCAGCGGCGAGCGGCTCTTCGCCACCGGCGCCCCGGTGAACCTGGGCAGCTACAGCAACCCGGAGGCCGACAAGCTCATCGAGGCCACCCAGTTCTCCGGCGACGAGAGCGCACTGAAGGCGTACAACGACTTCCTCGCCAAGGACCTGCCGGTGCTCTGGATGCCGAACCCGGTGTTCCAGGTCTCGGCGTACCGGTCCGGCCTGCAGGGCGTCGAGCCGCAGGACCCGATGAACTTCATGTACTTCCAGGACTGGTCCTGGAAGTGA
- a CDS encoding M81 family metallopeptidase, whose translation MPRPLRVAIGGIHIESSTFSPHLSTADDFEVTRGDALLARYDWLSPAQPWAADVEWIPLVHARALPGGAVDRATYDAWATELVEKLAAAGPLDGMLLDFHGAMTVVGSDDAEGDLVTAIRSVLGPEPFVSAAMDLHGNVSQVLFDACDLLTCYRTAPHVDVWETRERAARNLVEALRRQQRPHKALVHVPILLPGEMTSTREEPARGLYARIPDVEARDGVLDAAIWIGFAWADQPRCRGAVVVTGTDATATAEAARELGGHFWAARDEFAFVAPTGSMDECLDTALAAVADPARRPFFISDSGDNPGAGGADDVTFALERMLARPEIRDGSRRAVFASLVDPRAVAQIADQPPGSPVRVTVGGRIDSRDPGPLPLDGILEAVADDPDGGRCVSVRVGGLSVFVTSRRMQYRLLDSYARLGVKVDEVDLVVVKIGYLEPELFDAAGDWLLALTPGGVDQDLARLPYRNVVRPVFPLDRDFTADLAVVTG comes from the coding sequence GTGCCCCGTCCCCTCCGCGTCGCCATCGGCGGCATCCACATCGAGTCCAGCACGTTCTCGCCGCACCTGAGCACCGCCGACGACTTCGAGGTCACCCGGGGCGATGCGCTGCTGGCGCGGTACGACTGGCTCTCCCCCGCCCAGCCCTGGGCCGCCGACGTCGAGTGGATCCCGCTCGTGCACGCGCGGGCCCTGCCCGGCGGGGCGGTGGACCGGGCGACGTACGACGCCTGGGCCACCGAGCTGGTGGAGAAGCTGGCCGCGGCCGGCCCCCTCGACGGCATGCTGCTGGACTTCCACGGCGCCATGACCGTGGTCGGCAGCGACGACGCCGAGGGCGACCTCGTCACCGCGATCCGGTCGGTGCTCGGGCCGGAGCCGTTCGTCTCCGCCGCGATGGACCTGCACGGCAACGTCTCCCAGGTGCTCTTCGACGCCTGCGACCTGCTCACCTGCTACCGCACCGCCCCGCACGTCGACGTGTGGGAGACCCGAGAGCGCGCCGCCCGGAACCTGGTCGAGGCGCTGCGGCGGCAGCAGCGCCCGCACAAGGCGCTGGTCCACGTGCCGATCCTGCTGCCCGGCGAGATGACCAGCACCCGCGAGGAGCCGGCCCGCGGCCTCTACGCCCGGATCCCCGACGTCGAGGCCCGCGACGGCGTCCTCGACGCGGCCATCTGGATCGGGTTCGCCTGGGCCGACCAGCCGCGCTGCCGGGGCGCGGTCGTCGTCACCGGCACCGACGCCACGGCCACCGCCGAGGCGGCCCGCGAGCTCGGCGGGCACTTCTGGGCGGCCCGCGACGAGTTCGCCTTCGTCGCTCCCACCGGATCGATGGACGAGTGCCTCGACACCGCCCTGGCCGCGGTCGCCGATCCGGCCCGGCGACCGTTCTTCATCAGCGACTCCGGTGACAACCCGGGTGCCGGCGGCGCCGACGACGTCACCTTCGCCCTGGAACGGATGCTGGCCCGCCCCGAGATCCGCGACGGCTCCCGTCGTGCCGTGTTCGCCTCGCTGGTGGACCCGCGGGCCGTGGCGCAGATCGCCGACCAGCCGCCCGGCTCGCCGGTCCGGGTGACCGTCGGCGGGCGGATCGACTCCCGCGATCCGGGGCCGCTGCCGCTCGACGGGATCCTGGAGGCGGTCGCCGACGATCCCGACGGCGGGCGGTGCGTCAGCGTCCGGGTGGGCGGGCTCAGCGTCTTCGTCACCTCCCGCCGGATGCAGTACCGCCTCCTGGACTCCTACGCCCGGCTGGGCGTCAAGGTCGACGAGGTGGATCTCGTCGTGGTGAAGATCGGCTATCTCGAACCCGAACTGTTCGACGCCGCCGGGGACTGGCTGCTCGCCCTGACGCCGGGCGGCGTCGACCAGGACCTCGCGCGGTTGCCGTACCGGAACGTGGTGCGGCCGGTGTTTCCCCTGGACCGCGACTTCACCGCGGACCTCGCCGTGGTGACCGGGTGA
- a CDS encoding M1 family metallopeptidase codes for MTVPRLRGAALATAALVAVGSVVAPGSAGAAPGNPGAPRYSAGAASVGDPYFPDEGNGGYDVQHYDLTFSYDPATRFLAATATVTATATQDLDRFNLDFRGPQISSLTVNGHAADFVREGQELVVTPRPKLKAGRAFTVVVRYSGVPGPITDPDGSIEGWVPTDDGAFVVGEPQGTPAWLPTNDHPTDKATFRFTATVPEGLTAVGNGQLLAKETRDGWTTFTWDSTEPMATYLATISIGTFVVTESTTPSGIPVYVAVDPRQVAGSAAAVAQIPKMIDFFSAQFGPYPFASTGAIIDRAPDVGYALETQTKPIFSSAASVGTMAHELAHQWYGDSVSPERWSDIWLNEGFATYAQWMYTEYNGGASVSQTFNSSSNYGRAASSSFWQIVLADPGPEDMFSNIPYNRGAMTLHALRGKVGDATFFRILRAWAAGHRYGHAATADFVALAERESGQNLDAFFDVWLYQKGKPTTW; via the coding sequence ATGACAGTCCCACGCCTGCGCGGTGCCGCGCTCGCCACAGCCGCCCTGGTGGCTGTCGGTTCGGTGGTGGCACCGGGCTCGGCCGGCGCGGCACCGGGCAACCCCGGAGCCCCGCGCTACTCGGCCGGCGCCGCGAGCGTCGGCGACCCGTACTTCCCGGACGAGGGCAACGGCGGGTACGACGTCCAGCACTACGACCTGACCTTCTCCTACGACCCGGCGACCCGGTTCCTGGCCGCGACCGCCACCGTCACGGCGACCGCCACGCAGGATCTCGACCGGTTCAACCTGGACTTCCGCGGTCCGCAGATCTCGTCGCTGACGGTCAACGGGCACGCGGCCGACTTCGTCCGGGAAGGCCAGGAACTGGTCGTCACGCCCCGCCCGAAGCTCAAGGCCGGGCGGGCCTTCACCGTGGTGGTGAGGTACTCCGGCGTACCCGGTCCGATCACCGACCCGGACGGGTCGATCGAAGGCTGGGTGCCCACCGACGACGGCGCCTTCGTGGTCGGTGAGCCGCAGGGCACGCCGGCCTGGCTGCCCACCAACGACCACCCGACCGACAAGGCCACCTTCCGGTTCACCGCCACGGTGCCCGAAGGGCTCACCGCCGTCGGCAACGGCCAGCTCCTGGCGAAGGAGACCCGGGACGGCTGGACCACCTTCACCTGGGACTCGACCGAACCGATGGCCACCTACCTGGCGACCATCTCCATCGGCACCTTCGTGGTCACCGAGTCGACCACGCCGAGCGGGATCCCCGTGTACGTCGCGGTCGACCCGCGGCAGGTCGCCGGGTCCGCCGCCGCGGTCGCGCAGATCCCCAAGATGATCGACTTCTTCTCCGCCCAGTTCGGCCCGTACCCGTTCGCCTCGACCGGCGCGATCATCGACCGGGCCCCCGACGTCGGCTACGCCCTGGAGACCCAGACCAAGCCGATCTTCTCCAGCGCCGCGAGCGTCGGCACGATGGCGCACGAGCTGGCACACCAGTGGTACGGCGACAGCGTCTCCCCGGAGCGTTGGTCGGACATCTGGCTCAACGAGGGCTTCGCCACCTACGCCCAGTGGATGTACACCGAGTACAACGGCGGCGCGTCGGTCAGCCAGACCTTCAACAGCAGCAGCAACTACGGTCGCGCCGCGTCGTCGTCGTTCTGGCAGATCGTCCTCGCCGACCCGGGCCCCGAGGACATGTTCAGCAACATCCCGTACAACCGGGGGGCGATGACCCTGCACGCGTTGCGGGGCAAGGTCGGCGATGCCACCTTCTTCCGCATCCTGCGCGCGTGGGCGGCCGGCCACCGGTACGGCCACGCCGCGACGGCCGACTTCGTCGCCCTCGCCGAGCGGGAATCCGGGCAGAACCTCGATGCCTTCTTCGACGTGTGGCTGTACCAGAAGGGCAAGCCCACGACCTGGTGA